One segment of Salvia splendens isolate huo1 chromosome 20, SspV2, whole genome shotgun sequence DNA contains the following:
- the LOC121781974 gene encoding late embryogenesis abundant protein At1g64065-like produces the protein MNKMEEENHLNPPQITHQKIHEFKTNKPTPKQEGASKTLVYILTSVVLLSIAFLIFGLVVLRIKPPSLRLSNVVVQGLRYNASSLNMTMTADLTLHNTNFGRFEFRGGSVALLYGNATFGAGSVHGGRVGARERGRIGAAVEASGGPSENYMNISRDIELNLVRLVMVAELRGEIRVMKIVNRHRTASMNCSMDVNLRGQHVLNLSCK, from the coding sequence ATGAACAAAATGGAGGAGGAAAACCACCTTAATCCACCACAAATAACTCATCAAAAAATCCACGAATTCAAAACCAATAAACCAACACCAAAACAAGAAGGCGCGAGCAAAACCCTAGTTTACATCCTCACCTCCGTCGTTCTACTAAGCATCGCCTTCTTAATATTCGGCCTCGTCGTCCTCCGAATCAAGCCCCCGTCTCTCCGCCTATCAAACGTCGTCGTACAGGGCCTTCGCTACAACGCCTCCTCGCTGAACATGACCATGACCGCCGATCTCACCCTCCACAACACGAATTTCGGCCGCTTCGAATTTCGCGGCGGCAGCGTCGCTTTGTTGTACGGCAACGCCACGTTTGGGGCGGGGAGCGTCCACGGCGGAAGAGTTGGCGCCCGGGAGCGGGGACGGATCGGCGCGGCCGTGGAGGCGAGCGGCGGGCCGTCGGAGAATTATATGAATATTAGCAGAGATATTGAATTGAATTTGGTGAGATTAGTGATGGTGGCGGAGTTGCGAGGTGAGATTCGAGTGATGAAGATTGTTAATAGGCATAGAACTGCTTCGATGAATTGTAGCATGGATGTTAATCTGAGGGGCCAACATGTTCTGAATTTATCATGTAAATGA